The following proteins are co-located in the Fibrobacter sp. genome:
- a CDS encoding PDDEXK nuclease domain-containing protein: MKKYYVRYCNSDEKVLRSVALLTWGQNLYLLSQNFDDKQILFYANECVAKGWTRDLLINAVKMQMYEHAALNRPQNNFKDTLPEGQAEFANEAFRSTYNLGFLGITEPVMELELERKLVEKVRQFLLELGKGFAFIGNQHELEFNGKASGVDMLFFHRQLKCLVAIDLKVGEFKPEYVGKMNYYLSLLDRLERGEGENRSVGIILCATKDNVEVELSLDGVGKPIGVADYQLLLPKEELQKVLADEIKSFKEVKHLTH, from the coding sequence ATGAAAAAGTATTATGTACGATATTGCAACTCCGATGAAAAAGTGCTACGGAGCGTAGCACTTTTGACATGGGGGCAAAATCTTTATCTTTTAAGCCAAAATTTTGACGACAAACAAATCCTTTTCTATGCAAATGAGTGCGTTGCCAAGGGATGGACGCGTGATTTGCTGATAAACGCCGTGAAAATGCAAATGTATGAACATGCTGCTCTTAACCGCCCTCAAAACAACTTCAAGGACACGTTGCCCGAAGGTCAGGCGGAATTTGCGAACGAAGCATTTCGCAGCACTTATAACTTGGGTTTCCTTGGAATTACAGAGCCGGTAATGGAGTTGGAACTGGAACGAAAACTTGTTGAAAAGGTTAGACAGTTCCTTTTGGAACTTGGAAAGGGCTTTGCCTTTATTGGAAATCAGCATGAGCTGGAATTCAACGGGAAAGCAAGCGGGGTAGATATGCTTTTCTTCCATAGGCAACTGAAATGTTTGGTGGCAATTGATTTGAAAGTGGGTGAATTTAAGCCGGAATATGTAGGTAAGATGAACTATTATCTTTCGTTGCTTGACCGCCTGGAGCGCGGGGAAGGTGAAAATCGTTCGGTCGGTATTATTCTTTGTGCAACAAAAGATAATGTTGAAGTTGAACTTTCGCTTGATGGTGTTGGCAAGCCTATTGGAGTTGCTGATTATCAATTACTGTTGCCCAAGGAAGAACTGCAGAAAGTTCTGGCTGACGAAATCAAGTCTTTCAAAGAAGTTAAACATTTAACGCATTAA
- a CDS encoding LlaJI family restriction endonuclease: MDNLSDICVYDAKLQGNEFVGIKIEDDMPKVYFPLGYCRSHDPIQERKDILNLISVLSAYGKKSNGKLTKSEQESESFPIHAYIGVFVHYLNYGYYVENETTFKRGASGKINWNRTIKQIRPQVSENSAVYLDYIRKKNSLNENALITQIHKYCVLESYKKIGPIFGFPRPTNFAIPLRKELFVSVLRKKIANTFNERNLQLFHNMLEIILSLAKDDKPQNLFFGTDDFEYVWEGLIDKVFGVSNKQDYYPKCSWTTLDSKNSEEVQWQETEKSALRPDSIMIYGDKVFILDSKYYKYGVTRSNFHLPGSGSILKQLAYAEYVETQKKAAGKNIYNAFIIPYNAESRKWFNEEKSGAYKTLCFGSSTGDWVHNGSAYEKIYGILLDVRSIMYRHPTSSKDDIAELANLIEHFAEKG, translated from the coding sequence ATGGACAATCTTAGCGACATCTGTGTTTATGATGCCAAACTACAGGGCAATGAGTTCGTCGGAATAAAAATCGAAGACGATATGCCTAAGGTGTATTTTCCGTTGGGCTATTGTAGAAGTCATGACCCAATTCAAGAACGAAAAGATATTCTGAATCTTATTTCGGTTCTTTCCGCCTATGGTAAAAAATCTAATGGGAAATTGACCAAGTCTGAACAAGAATCAGAAAGTTTTCCGATTCACGCGTATATTGGTGTTTTTGTCCATTATTTGAATTATGGATACTATGTAGAAAACGAAACTACTTTTAAACGTGGTGCTAGTGGAAAGATAAATTGGAACAGGACTATAAAACAAATCCGTCCTCAGGTATCTGAGAATTCGGCCGTTTATCTAGACTATATTCGAAAAAAGAATTCTTTAAACGAAAATGCACTTATTACACAAATCCATAAATATTGTGTATTAGAGAGCTATAAAAAGATTGGACCAATATTTGGTTTTCCGCGACCAACAAATTTTGCAATTCCATTAAGAAAAGAGTTGTTTGTTTCGGTCTTGCGTAAAAAAATTGCAAACACTTTTAATGAACGGAATTTGCAGCTTTTCCACAATATGTTGGAGATAATTCTTTCCTTAGCAAAAGATGACAAACCACAAAATTTATTCTTTGGAACGGATGATTTTGAATATGTATGGGAAGGCTTGATTGACAAGGTTTTTGGCGTATCCAACAAGCAAGATTATTATCCAAAATGTTCTTGGACAACTCTTGACTCAAAAAATTCTGAAGAAGTCCAATGGCAAGAAACGGAAAAATCAGCATTAAGACCTGATTCCATAATGATTTATGGTGATAAAGTCTTTATTCTAGATTCAAAGTATTATAAGTATGGGGTCACAAGAAGTAATTTCCATTTGCCTGGTTCAGGTTCTATATTAAAACAGCTTGCGTATGCAGAATATGTTGAAACGCAAAAAAAGGCTGCAGGAAAGAACATTTACAATGCGTTCATTATTCCGTACAATGCTGAATCTCGTAAGTGGTTTAATGAAGAAAAGAGTGGTGCCTACAAAACACTTTGTTTCGGGTCTTCCACAGGGGATTGGGTGCATAATGGAAGTGCATACGAAAAGATATACGGAATTCTTTTAGATGTCCGATCCATTATGTATCGTCACCCTACGTCGTCTAAGGATGATATTGCTGAATTAGCGAATTTGATTGAGCATTTTGCTGAAAAAGGTTAG
- a CDS encoding DUF1016 domain-containing protein has product MIVEFLGLNQDAAFTETTLENAILNHLQKFLMEMGKGYALVSRQQHIHTEEDDYYIDLVFYNYMLKCFVLVDLKTRKICYEDVGQMDMYLKLYDTHKRSEGDNPTIGVILCSETNGDVAKFSTLATNKRMYAAKYLTYMPSKEVLAREIEMQKEIFEKSQRS; this is encoded by the coding sequence ATGATCGTGGAATTTCTTGGTTTGAATCAAGATGCTGCATTTACAGAGACAACACTTGAGAATGCCATCTTGAACCATCTGCAAAAATTCCTCATGGAAATGGGCAAGGGCTACGCGCTGGTAAGTCGCCAGCAGCATATTCATACAGAAGAAGACGACTATTATATAGATCTGGTGTTTTATAACTACATGCTCAAATGCTTTGTGCTTGTAGATCTCAAGACCCGCAAGATTTGTTACGAAGATGTTGGGCAGATGGATATGTACTTGAAACTTTATGACACCCACAAGCGTTCCGAAGGTGACAACCCTACCATTGGCGTTATTCTTTGTTCCGAAACGAACGGGGATGTGGCGAAATTCTCCACATTGGCGACGAATAAAAGAATGTATGCCGCCAAGTACTTGACCTACATGCCGTCTAAAGAGGTCCTTGCCCGCGAAATAGAAATGCAAAAAGAAATCTTTGAAAAATCGCAAAGATCCTAA
- a CDS encoding virulence RhuM family protein, producing the protein MMANSIQKQLQFLMYSTPDEDVKVSALVKDETIWLTQKAMGELFNVNVPAISKHLKNIFDEGELQECATVSILEIVQEEGSRSVKRNVEYYNLDAIISVGYRISSARATQFRIWATGILKEYIRKGFVLDDERLKQGENAFGADYFRELLERVRSIRASERRIWQQITDIFAECSFDYNKDSEITKEFYATVQNKFHFAITGQTAAEIVAANADASKEHMGLLTWKNSPDGRVLKSDVAIAKNYLTEKEIRRLERLVSGFFDYVEDLIEREIPFTMQQFAGAVNEFLEFRKYQVLDGKGKISHEQAERKAFAEYDVFNKTQKIESDFDKLVKKTNKGRR; encoded by the coding sequence ATGATGGCCAATAGTATTCAAAAACAGTTGCAGTTCCTTATGTACAGCACTCCCGACGAAGATGTCAAGGTGAGTGCCTTGGTGAAGGATGAAACCATTTGGCTTACGCAAAAGGCCATGGGGGAACTGTTCAATGTTAATGTCCCGGCAATTTCAAAGCATTTGAAAAACATCTTTGACGAAGGTGAACTTCAGGAATGCGCAACTGTTTCCATTTTGGAAATAGTTCAAGAAGAAGGTTCTCGAAGTGTTAAACGAAATGTTGAATATTACAATCTCGATGCCATTATTTCTGTAGGTTATCGCATCAGTTCTGCTCGCGCAACGCAGTTCCGCATTTGGGCGACTGGCATTCTCAAGGAATATATCCGCAAGGGCTTTGTGTTGGACGATGAACGCCTGAAGCAGGGTGAAAACGCCTTTGGTGCAGACTATTTCCGTGAATTGCTGGAACGAGTACGTTCGATCCGTGCAAGCGAACGTAGGATTTGGCAGCAGATTACTGATATTTTTGCTGAATGCAGTTTTGACTACAATAAGGATTCCGAAATCACCAAGGAATTCTATGCGACCGTCCAGAACAAGTTCCACTTTGCGATTACTGGGCAGACCGCTGCAGAAATTGTCGCTGCTAACGCCGATGCATCCAAGGAACACATGGGGCTTTTGACATGGAAAAACTCACCTGATGGTCGCGTGCTGAAAAGCGATGTCGCTATAGCCAAGAACTATCTGACCGAAAAGGAGATCAGAAGGCTGGAGCGTCTTGTGAGCGGCTTTTTTGATTATGTAGAAGACTTGATTGAAAGAGAAATCCCGTTTACTATGCAACAGTTTGCCGGTGCTGTAAATGAGTTCCTGGAGTTCCGTAAGTACCAGGTTCTTGATGGCAAAGGAAAAATTTCTCACGAGCAGGCGGAACGCAAGGCCTTCGCTGAGTATGACGTTTTCAACAAGACGCAAAAGATTGAATCTGACTTTGACAAACTTGTGAAGAAAACGAATAAAGGGCGGCGATAA
- a CDS encoding AAA family ATPase encodes MERFFNGSPDVLGGRSSLKVPVFHFNDKAVVKRIEIISQNGYSISRELLDLLQYHQEIVEENDLLYIEKIGVSYGVKIIKCDNPSYSIFNALLSENDRHLLLCLDDDLGREQDDPECVSKEKNATEIAKDLVQIIYYGVPGCGKSHQVKEDLKAKGIPQDRTKRVVFHPDYCNADFVGQIMPETKKDGGVRYNFKAGPFAKILRVAYENPNFEYALIIEEINRGNAAAIFGDIFQLLDRKTRHEQTENLNGNTYGIGWSDYCVNNDYINAYFRGAYDGEIVDGPLPEKKLGNTTFNDNVDIRLPPNLSIYATMNTSDQNVFTLDNAFQRRWKMKQIPNTLDLSDSKEAAQYSLTIGDSGVKWGKFREEINNKIVDPDYTSNFSSLEDKRLGGWFVVPEKEGDTFISKENFADKVIKFLWDDAFKFNRAIFGDYEKKSLELVIEAFVGDVGFGVFEENFRKCLNVAESSADQQSDGQS; translated from the coding sequence GGTTCTCCAGATGTTCTTGGCGGTAGAAGCAGCTTGAAAGTACCTGTTTTTCATTTTAACGACAAGGCTGTTGTTAAGCGAATAGAAATAATTAGTCAAAATGGATATTCTATTTCGCGAGAATTATTGGATTTACTTCAATATCATCAAGAAATTGTTGAAGAAAACGATCTTCTCTACATAGAAAAGATTGGCGTAAGTTATGGAGTGAAGATTATCAAATGCGATAATCCTAGCTATAGTATTTTTAATGCATTGTTGTCAGAAAATGATCGTCATTTACTTCTTTGTTTAGATGATGACCTTGGTAGAGAACAAGATGATCCGGAATGCGTAAGTAAGGAAAAAAACGCTACCGAAATTGCGAAAGATTTGGTTCAAATCATCTATTATGGTGTTCCCGGTTGTGGAAAGTCTCATCAGGTTAAAGAAGATTTAAAGGCTAAGGGAATTCCTCAGGATAGAACGAAGAGAGTGGTGTTTCATCCGGATTATTGCAATGCTGATTTTGTTGGGCAAATTATGCCAGAAACGAAGAAAGATGGTGGTGTTCGTTACAATTTCAAGGCCGGTCCCTTTGCAAAAATTTTGCGTGTTGCATACGAAAATCCCAATTTTGAATATGCTCTGATTATCGAAGAAATCAACCGCGGAAATGCGGCTGCAATTTTTGGGGATATTTTCCAACTTTTAGATAGAAAAACAAGGCATGAACAAACGGAAAATTTAAACGGGAACACTTATGGCATTGGCTGGAGTGATTACTGCGTAAATAACGATTATATCAATGCGTATTTCCGTGGCGCGTATGACGGAGAAATCGTAGATGGCCCGTTGCCAGAAAAGAAGCTAGGTAACACAACATTTAACGATAATGTTGATATTCGCCTTCCTCCCAATCTTTCCATTTATGCCACAATGAATACATCAGATCAAAATGTATTCACTTTGGATAACGCTTTCCAGCGACGTTGGAAGATGAAGCAAATCCCAAACACATTGGATCTCTCTGATTCAAAAGAAGCTGCTCAATATAGTCTTACTATTGGCGATTCTGGTGTTAAGTGGGGGAAGTTCCGTGAAGAAATCAACAATAAGATTGTTGACCCAGACTATACATCAAATTTCTCTAGTCTCGAGGATAAGCGTTTGGGCGGGTGGTTTGTTGTTCCTGAGAAAGAAGGCGATACCTTTATTTCTAAAGAAAACTTCGCTGATAAGGTTATCAAATTCTTGTGGGATGACGCGTTTAAGTTCAATAGAGCAATCTTTGGGGACTACGAAAAGAAGTCTTTGGAATTAGTGATAGAAGCTTTTGTTGGCGATGTTGGTTTTGGTGTTTTTGAAGAAAACTTCCGAAAATGTTTAAACGTTGCTGAATCATCTGCCGATCAACAGAGCGATGGACAATCTTAG
- a CDS encoding master DNA invertase Mpi family serine-type recombinase: MNYGYIRVSTDKQTVENQRFEITRFALQQHLEINGWIEETISGTKNFSNRQLGRLLNKIQKGDLIICAELSRLGRSLFMIMEILNICMNKECRVWTIKDNYRLGDDIQSKVLAFAFGLSAEIERNLISQRTKEALARKKSEGIILGRKLGSKSAPNQKCERNREKIKFALLNGTSKSEIANNLHIARGTLYRWLNETNLFQQNAQSNSLIQQYHP; encoded by the coding sequence ATGAACTATGGTTATATTCGCGTAAGCACAGACAAGCAGACTGTTGAAAACCAGCGCTTTGAAATAACTCGTTTTGCTTTACAGCAACATCTTGAAATCAATGGATGGATTGAAGAAACCATCAGCGGAACAAAAAATTTCAGTAATAGACAGCTCGGGAGGCTTCTGAATAAAATTCAGAAAGGTGACCTCATCATTTGCGCAGAACTTTCTCGACTAGGACGCAGTCTTTTCATGATCATGGAAATTCTTAATATTTGCATGAACAAGGAATGTCGCGTTTGGACTATAAAAGACAATTACCGTTTAGGTGACGACATTCAAAGTAAAGTTCTCGCATTCGCCTTCGGCCTCTCTGCTGAAATTGAGAGAAACCTAATCAGCCAAAGAACTAAGGAAGCCCTCGCACGAAAAAAAAGTGAAGGAATTATTTTAGGACGAAAACTGGGCTCAAAATCAGCGCCCAATCAAAAATGCGAAAGGAATCGTGAAAAAATCAAATTTGCACTATTAAACGGAACAAGCAAAAGCGAAATAGCAAACAATCTACACATCGCTCGCGGAACACTTTATCGATGGTTAAACGAAACTAACCTTTTTCAGCAAAATGCTCAATCAAATTCGCTAATTCAGCAATATCATCCTTAG
- a CDS encoding putative DNA binding domain-containing protein — MLTKESLEKLISQDENKNLELKKSTGELKEGMRSACAFLNSEGGMLIFGITPSLNVVGQLVSESTRRDIAQALTGIEPAINPVIDYIDIPDKPGFQAIAITLPPWIYGSKPYTFQGKPYYRIESVTKAMPRHLFDDRIMQNRPRKYAWELQPAENISIEDLDENRIRGSVRVGVEGGRISEMSLHASIPEILEKWELLEHGVVNNAAAVLFATKRTGDFVLRMARFRGTDKLHFVDNQRIHGNFYELMDAGMAFFFKHLSLSGEITGWFREEHLDIPVAALREALINAICHRDYEMFQCSIGIAIYDDRIEIESPGLLPHPLTPDTIKQPHRSYPRNKTMASVLYSTMILESWGSGIKRIMDACKADGAEEPTWHEETGFVVVTFPFNKLNGMKVKKADDPQNVTHNEPQKEPQNEPQNRHNRIASIIAEKQTISINEIARLLEVSRPTIKRDLKILGYKWKGPSKTGHWER, encoded by the coding sequence ATGCTCACCAAAGAATCTCTTGAGAAACTCATTTCACAAGACGAAAACAAAAACTTGGAACTGAAGAAGTCTACCGGCGAATTGAAAGAGGGCATGCGTTCGGCATGTGCGTTCTTGAATTCAGAGGGGGGCATGCTTATTTTTGGTATTACCCCGAGTTTGAATGTTGTAGGGCAATTGGTAAGCGAATCGACACGCCGCGACATTGCTCAGGCATTAACTGGAATCGAGCCTGCAATAAACCCAGTCATTGATTATATCGACATCCCCGATAAACCTGGATTTCAAGCCATTGCCATAACCTTACCCCCTTGGATCTATGGATCCAAGCCCTATACATTTCAAGGTAAACCATATTATAGAATTGAAAGTGTAACCAAGGCAATGCCTCGTCATTTGTTTGATGATCGAATAATGCAGAACCGCCCGCGAAAATACGCTTGGGAATTACAGCCTGCAGAGAACATCAGTATCGAAGACCTCGACGAAAACCGCATCCGCGGATCAGTGCGCGTAGGCGTTGAGGGCGGTCGCATTTCCGAAATGTCACTACACGCATCCATCCCCGAAATTCTTGAGAAATGGGAACTGTTGGAACACGGCGTAGTGAACAACGCCGCAGCAGTCCTTTTCGCCACCAAAAGAACCGGCGATTTCGTATTGAGAATGGCTCGTTTCCGTGGAACGGATAAACTCCATTTCGTCGACAACCAACGAATTCACGGGAATTTCTACGAACTGATGGACGCAGGCATGGCGTTCTTCTTTAAGCATCTTTCCCTTAGCGGCGAAATTACAGGGTGGTTCCGCGAAGAGCACTTAGACATTCCTGTAGCTGCCCTGCGCGAAGCTTTAATCAACGCCATTTGCCATCGCGATTACGAAATGTTCCAATGCTCTATCGGCATTGCCATTTACGACGACCGCATCGAAATCGAAAGCCCAGGCCTTTTACCCCATCCGTTAACACCCGACACCATAAAACAGCCTCACAGATCATATCCTAGAAACAAGACAATGGCCTCTGTACTATACAGCACCATGATCCTCGAAAGTTGGGGTTCCGGAATCAAGCGCATTATGGACGCCTGCAAGGCCGACGGCGCCGAAGAGCCCACCTGGCACGAAGAAACAGGCTTTGTGGTGGTCACCTTCCCCTTCAACAAATTGAACGGCATGAAAGTGAAAAAAGCGGATGACCCTCAAAATGTCACCCATAATGAACCTCAAAAAGAACCCCAAAATGAGCCTCAAAATCGTCACAATCGTATTGCATCAATAATTGCAGAAAAACAAACCATATCTATTAACGAAATTGCACGATTGTTAGAGGTAAGCCGGCCAACAATAAAGAGAGACCTCAAAATCCTCGGTTACAAATGGAAAGGCCCCTCTAAAACAGGTCACTGGGAAAGATAA
- a CDS encoding helix-turn-helix domain-containing protein, translated as MSGGYFEFVPFEETALHKNTCQKSTPGEMIVAARGLCNWTQAQLAEKLNVAVQNVSEMERGKRPVSKKMAVKLGEIFGCAPSTFFAFPENL; from the coding sequence ATGTCCGGCGGATATTTTGAGTTTGTCCCATTTGAAGAAACTGCCCTGCATAAAAATACATGCCAAAAATCCACTCCCGGAGAAATGATTGTTGCAGCAAGAGGCCTATGCAATTGGACGCAAGCCCAACTTGCCGAAAAACTGAATGTCGCCGTGCAAAACGTTTCCGAAATGGAACGCGGAAAACGTCCGGTATCCAAGAAAATGGCCGTAAAATTGGGAGAAATATTCGGATGCGCCCCTAGCACATTCTTCGCCTTCCCAGAGAATCTGTAA